A section of the Microbacterium sp. MM2322 genome encodes:
- the ribD gene encoding bifunctional diaminohydroxyphosphoribosylaminopyrimidine deaminase/5-amino-6-(5-phosphoribosylamino)uracil reductase RibD — MSVTDAEQSALRRAFALAQHGPRGVNPQVGAVILSPDGEVLAEGWHHGAGTPHAEIDALSKLDADAARGTTAVVTLEPCNHTGRTGPCAVALIEAGVARVVYSAADPGAVSSGGAERLRDAGVDVEGGVHREEGEELIASWLTVQRLGRPQVTVKWAQSLDGRAAASDGTSQWITGSDARADVHRRRSLADAILVGTGTVLADDPALTARRQDGSLFEDQPRPVVVGTRAVPQEARLRSHPRPFMQDEGEDLRDLLDRLRELGAHRVFLEGGPTLAASFLRQGLVDELLVYIAPTLIGGERVAVGDIGVTTIAEQRRLDIVGVDRLGDDILVTLTPKES, encoded by the coding sequence ATGAGTGTCACCGACGCAGAGCAGAGCGCGCTTCGCCGCGCGTTCGCGCTCGCGCAGCACGGCCCGCGGGGAGTGAACCCCCAAGTCGGCGCCGTCATCCTCTCCCCCGACGGCGAGGTCCTCGCGGAGGGCTGGCACCACGGTGCCGGCACCCCTCACGCCGAGATCGACGCGCTGTCGAAACTGGACGCGGATGCCGCGCGCGGAACGACCGCCGTCGTGACCCTCGAGCCGTGCAACCACACGGGCCGCACCGGTCCGTGTGCGGTCGCGCTCATCGAGGCGGGCGTCGCCCGCGTGGTCTACTCCGCAGCGGACCCCGGCGCGGTGTCGTCGGGAGGCGCCGAGCGGCTCCGCGACGCGGGTGTGGACGTCGAAGGTGGCGTGCACCGCGAGGAGGGCGAAGAGCTCATCGCGTCATGGCTGACGGTGCAACGCCTCGGACGCCCTCAGGTCACCGTGAAGTGGGCGCAGTCGCTCGACGGGCGGGCCGCGGCATCCGACGGCACCAGCCAGTGGATCACCGGATCGGACGCGCGCGCGGACGTCCACCGTCGCCGTTCGCTCGCGGACGCGATCCTCGTCGGAACGGGCACCGTGCTGGCCGACGACCCCGCACTCACCGCGCGCCGGCAGGACGGCAGTCTCTTCGAGGACCAGCCCCGTCCCGTCGTCGTCGGAACGCGCGCCGTGCCGCAGGAGGCACGCCTGCGCTCCCACCCGCGACCGTTCATGCAGGACGAGGGCGAGGATCTGCGGGACCTCCTCGACCGCCTCCGCGAACTCGGGGCGCACCGAGTGTTCCTCGAGGGCGGCCCGACGCTCGCGGCATCCTTCCTGCGACAGGGGCTCGTCGACGAGCTCCTCGTCTACATCGCTCCGACACTGATCGGCGGCGAGCGCGTCGCCGTCGGCGACATCGGCGTCACGACCATCGCAGAACAGCGGCGACTCGACATCGTCGGTGTCGACAGACTCGGCGACGACATCCTCGTCACCCTGACCCCGAAGGAGAGCTGA
- a CDS encoding riboflavin synthase has product MFTGIIEEQGVITAIEPSGDGVRLAVRAPLAVSDAARGDSISISGVCLTVTEQTSEGFTADVMKQTLDMSTLGTLAVGSPVNVERALAAHTRLGGHIVQGHVDGTGEVLEVRPGEQWRVIRVSLPAGLAPLVVDKGSITVQGVSLTVSDVSDADTSSHWFEISLIPETLEVTTLGALTPGDPVNLETDILARHVQRLLRFASPDGIPTTEEGGSR; this is encoded by the coding sequence ATGTTCACGGGCATCATCGAAGAGCAGGGCGTCATCACCGCGATCGAGCCGTCCGGCGACGGCGTCCGCCTCGCCGTGCGCGCTCCCCTCGCGGTCTCCGACGCGGCACGCGGCGACTCGATCTCGATCAGCGGCGTGTGCCTCACCGTCACCGAGCAGACCTCCGAAGGCTTCACCGCCGACGTCATGAAGCAGACGCTCGACATGTCGACCCTCGGCACCCTCGCCGTCGGCTCGCCGGTCAACGTGGAGCGGGCACTCGCCGCGCACACGCGCCTCGGCGGTCACATCGTGCAGGGGCACGTCGACGGCACCGGCGAGGTGCTCGAGGTGCGTCCCGGCGAGCAGTGGCGCGTCATCCGTGTCTCGCTACCGGCAGGGCTCGCCCCCCTCGTCGTCGACAAGGGCTCGATCACGGTGCAGGGCGTCTCGCTCACCGTCTCCGACGTCTCGGACGCCGACACGTCGTCGCACTGGTTCGAGATCTCCCTCATCCCCGAAACCCTCGAGGTGACCACCCTCGGCGCGCTGACGCCCGGCGACCCGGTCAACCTCGAAACCGACATCCTGGCGCGGCACGTGCAGCGCCTGCTCCGATTCGCCTCGCCCGACGGCATCCCGACCACAGAAGAAGGAGGCTCCCGATGA
- the ribA gene encoding GTP cyclohydrolase II, with product MSLSTIPDALAALKEGRPILVADDESRENEGDIILSAELASPEWLAWTIRWSSGFLCAPMSADWADRLDLPPMVEVNQDARSTAYTVSVDAAEGVTTGISASDRARTVNVLADPNSVPASLIRPGHVLPLRAVDGGVRERAGHTEAAVELMQLAGLQPVGVIGEVVADDGSMMRMPGLLEMGEREGIPVITIEQLIAHLNAADGDSAAAHADGIPKRRVSLRAEATVPTSHGEFRFLAYKDRITGTDHIAVVSGDLTEDAPLVRVHSECLTGEAFGSLKCECGPQLEAALDAIEQDGGIVIYMRGHEGRGIGLINKLRAYSLQERGLDTVDANLALGLPADARDYAAAAGILQDLGVAQIRLLTNNTDKVSQLRALGLSIVDQVPLLVGVGANNHQYLATKADRMGHIIDADELREALAHSEEHKA from the coding sequence ATGAGCCTTTCCACCATCCCCGACGCCCTGGCAGCTCTCAAGGAGGGCCGGCCGATCCTGGTCGCCGACGACGAGAGCCGCGAGAACGAGGGCGACATCATCCTGTCCGCCGAGCTCGCCTCGCCGGAGTGGCTCGCCTGGACCATCCGCTGGTCCAGCGGTTTCCTCTGCGCGCCGATGTCGGCCGACTGGGCCGACCGGCTCGACCTGCCGCCGATGGTGGAGGTCAACCAGGATGCCCGGAGCACCGCGTACACGGTCAGCGTCGACGCCGCGGAGGGCGTCACGACCGGCATCAGCGCGTCCGACCGCGCCCGCACGGTGAACGTCCTGGCAGACCCGAACTCGGTCCCCGCCTCGCTCATCCGTCCGGGTCACGTCCTGCCGCTGCGGGCCGTCGACGGCGGGGTCCGCGAGCGTGCCGGGCACACCGAGGCCGCCGTCGAGCTCATGCAGCTCGCCGGCCTCCAGCCCGTCGGTGTCATCGGCGAGGTCGTCGCCGATGACGGCAGCATGATGCGGATGCCGGGGCTCCTCGAGATGGGCGAGCGGGAAGGCATCCCCGTCATCACGATCGAGCAGCTCATCGCACACCTCAACGCGGCCGACGGCGACAGCGCCGCCGCCCACGCCGACGGCATCCCCAAGCGTCGGGTGAGCCTCCGCGCCGAAGCGACCGTGCCGACCTCGCACGGCGAGTTCCGCTTCCTCGCGTACAAGGACCGGATCACCGGCACCGACCACATCGCGGTCGTCTCCGGCGACCTCACCGAGGATGCGCCGCTCGTGCGCGTGCACTCCGAGTGCCTGACGGGCGAGGCGTTCGGCTCGCTCAAGTGCGAGTGCGGTCCGCAGCTCGAGGCTGCGCTCGACGCGATCGAGCAGGACGGCGGCATCGTCATCTACATGCGCGGTCACGAGGGTCGCGGCATCGGCCTCATCAACAAGCTGCGCGCGTACAGCCTGCAGGAGCGGGGCCTCGACACCGTCGACGCCAACCTGGCCCTCGGACTTCCCGCCGACGCCCGTGATTACGCGGCGGCCGCCGGCATCCTGCAGGACCTCGGGGTCGCGCAGATCCGACTGCTGACCAACAACACCGACAAGGTCTCGCAGCTGCGAGCGCTCGGGCTCTCGATCGTCGATCAGGTCCCCCTGCTCGTCGGAGTCGGCGCCAACAACCACCAGTACCTGGCGACGAAGGCCGACCGTATGGGCCACATCATCGACGCCGACGAGCTGCGCGAGGCTCTCGCGCACAGTGAGGAGCACAAGGCATGA
- the ribH gene encoding 6,7-dimethyl-8-ribityllumazine synthase: protein MSGHGAPQTEAVDANGMSVVVIAGQWHDAISNGLIAGAARVLDASGASWRLVRVPGSFELPVASKAALDAGADAVVALGVIIRGGTPHFDFVSAAATDGLTRVALDTGKPVGFGVLTLDDEQQGLDRAGLEGSKEDKGAEAADAAIRTALVLRDLRG from the coding sequence ATGAGCGGACACGGAGCACCCCAGACCGAAGCGGTCGACGCGAACGGGATGTCGGTGGTCGTCATCGCCGGCCAATGGCACGACGCCATCAGCAACGGCCTGATCGCCGGCGCCGCACGGGTCCTGGATGCGTCGGGGGCCTCATGGCGACTCGTGCGTGTACCCGGCTCGTTCGAGCTCCCCGTCGCGTCGAAGGCGGCGCTCGACGCCGGCGCTGACGCGGTCGTCGCCCTCGGCGTGATCATCCGCGGCGGCACGCCCCACTTCGACTTCGTCTCGGCCGCTGCGACCGACGGCCTCACCCGCGTCGCCCTCGACACCGGCAAGCCCGTCGGATTCGGCGTGCTCACCCTCGACGACGAGCAGCAGGGCCTCGATCGCGCCGGCCTCGAAGGCTCGAAGGAAGACAAGGGCGCAGAAGCAGCGGATGCCGCCATCCGCACCGCGCTCGTCCTCCGCGACCTCCGCGGCTGA
- a CDS encoding MFS transporter gives MSSAAPAASVAPANPRSRVITASLIGTTIEFYDFYVYATAAVLVFPILFFPAGNDTANLLLSFSIFGAAMVARPIGAVIFGHFGDKFGRKATLVGSLLTMGVATFLIGFLPTYDQVDVLAPILLLILRLAQGFALGGEWSGAALVATENAPKGKRAWYGTFPQLGAPIGFIIANSVFLAIYFALPHPDGPAQRSEAFLEWGWRVPFLFSAVMVIVGLYVRLKLVESSTFAKAEKTGAIRKFPLGEVVRRHWRQLILGTFIMLATYVLFYLMTAFTLAYGTKATTEGAASAAEAAGTAFDAAAYVPGLGFGYTDFVIMQIVGVVFFGIFTLLSGPVADSIGRRRLLLWITGAIGVFGLLFNVFLLPQLDPKFTGALVQGFLILGFMLMGATFGPMGALLPELFPTNVRYTGSAISYNVSSILGAALAPIVATALWAAAGGSPWLVGIYLSGSAVLTFIALWLSKETKDVEYETNIGHADLGIR, from the coding sequence ATGTCATCCGCAGCACCCGCGGCATCCGTCGCCCCCGCCAATCCGCGCTCACGCGTCATCACCGCGAGCCTCATCGGCACGACGATCGAGTTCTACGACTTCTACGTCTACGCGACCGCCGCCGTCCTCGTCTTCCCCATCCTCTTCTTCCCCGCCGGCAACGACACCGCGAACCTGCTGCTCTCGTTCAGCATCTTCGGCGCCGCGATGGTGGCGCGCCCCATCGGCGCCGTGATCTTCGGCCACTTCGGCGACAAGTTCGGCCGCAAGGCCACCCTCGTCGGCTCTCTCCTCACGATGGGTGTCGCCACCTTCCTCATCGGCTTCCTGCCGACCTACGATCAGGTCGACGTCCTCGCCCCGATCCTGCTGCTCATCCTCCGCCTCGCGCAGGGCTTCGCCCTCGGCGGCGAATGGTCGGGTGCTGCGCTCGTCGCGACCGAGAACGCCCCGAAGGGCAAGCGCGCCTGGTACGGAACGTTCCCCCAGCTGGGAGCTCCGATCGGGTTCATCATCGCGAACTCCGTCTTCCTCGCGATCTATTTCGCGCTCCCCCACCCCGATGGCCCGGCGCAGCGGAGCGAGGCGTTCCTCGAATGGGGCTGGCGCGTGCCGTTCCTCTTCTCGGCGGTCATGGTCATCGTCGGTCTCTACGTTCGGCTCAAGCTCGTCGAGTCGTCGACGTTCGCCAAGGCGGAGAAGACCGGCGCGATCCGCAAGTTCCCCCTCGGCGAGGTCGTCCGTCGGCACTGGCGGCAACTCATCCTCGGCACCTTCATCATGCTGGCGACCTACGTGCTCTTCTACCTGATGACCGCGTTCACCCTCGCCTACGGCACAAAGGCCACGACAGAGGGCGCCGCCTCAGCGGCTGAGGCGGCCGGCACGGCCTTCGACGCCGCCGCCTACGTGCCGGGCCTCGGCTTCGGCTACACGGACTTCGTCATCATGCAGATCGTCGGCGTGGTCTTCTTCGGCATCTTCACGCTGCTCTCGGGTCCCGTCGCGGACTCCATCGGGCGCCGCCGGCTCCTCCTGTGGATCACCGGAGCCATCGGGGTCTTCGGACTCCTGTTCAACGTGTTCCTGTTGCCCCAGCTCGACCCGAAGTTCACCGGCGCACTGGTACAGGGCTTCCTTATCCTCGGGTTCATGCTCATGGGTGCGACGTTCGGGCCGATGGGGGCGCTGCTGCCGGAGCTCTTCCCGACGAACGTCCGCTACACGGGGTCGGCGATCTCGTACAACGTGTCGTCGATCCTCGGCGCCGCACTCGCTCCGATCGTTGCGACCGCGCTGTGGGCGGCCGCGGGCGGCTCGCCGTGGCTCGTCGGCATCTACCTGTCGGGCTCCGCCGTCCTCACCTTCATCGCCCTGTGGCTGTCGAAGGAGACGAAGGACGTCGAGTACGAGACGAACATCGGACACGCGGACCTCGGCATCCGCTGA
- a CDS encoding NADP-dependent oxidoreductase: protein MAIKKVTQASVVEYDETGGPEVLHLVDRPLAEPRQGEVTVEVMTMGLNHIDGFVRSGAEEEWDDEFPRRSGSCFAGTVIAVGSDTADFPVGSDVVGHLRAGAQASHVTVSVDRLVRKPKNVTFETAGGLYLAGTTALDILDELKVGAGDTVVVSAAAGGVGSVEAQIAMHRGARVIGTCGARNFDYLRQLGVKPVQYGDGIVDRIRALAPNGVSAYIDNFGQDGQDIAEALGVPAGKFRSSADRRDREVALLSDEPDAVAHGTEQLRKLVALAEKRAVNVLVSGFYPLADVAEAYDDLLKLHSRGKVVLATHPVNPRRIRKAREVMESGR, encoded by the coding sequence ATGGCGATCAAGAAAGTGACCCAGGCATCGGTCGTCGAGTACGACGAGACCGGCGGACCCGAGGTGCTGCACCTCGTCGACCGTCCGCTCGCCGAACCGCGTCAGGGCGAGGTGACCGTCGAGGTCATGACGATGGGCCTCAACCACATCGACGGTTTCGTCAGATCCGGTGCGGAGGAGGAGTGGGACGACGAGTTCCCCCGCCGGTCGGGAAGCTGCTTCGCCGGGACCGTCATCGCCGTCGGCTCCGATACCGCCGATTTCCCCGTCGGCAGCGACGTCGTCGGGCACCTCCGCGCAGGTGCCCAGGCGAGCCACGTGACCGTCTCGGTGGACCGCCTGGTCCGTAAGCCGAAGAACGTCACCTTCGAGACCGCGGGCGGCCTCTACCTGGCCGGAACGACGGCCCTCGACATCCTCGACGAACTCAAAGTGGGCGCGGGCGACACGGTCGTCGTCTCGGCGGCGGCGGGCGGCGTCGGAAGCGTCGAGGCGCAGATCGCGATGCATCGCGGCGCCCGCGTGATCGGTACGTGCGGCGCCCGCAACTTCGACTATCTGCGACAGCTCGGCGTGAAGCCGGTGCAGTACGGCGACGGCATCGTCGACCGCATCCGCGCTCTGGCTCCGAACGGAGTGAGCGCCTACATCGACAACTTCGGGCAGGACGGGCAGGACATCGCCGAGGCGCTCGGCGTGCCGGCGGGCAAGTTCCGCTCGAGCGCCGACCGTCGCGACCGTGAGGTCGCCCTGCTCTCCGACGAGCCCGACGCCGTCGCTCACGGGACCGAGCAGCTCCGCAAGCTCGTCGCCCTCGCCGAGAAGCGCGCCGTGAACGTGCTCGTCTCGGGCTTCTATCCGCTGGCGGACGTCGCCGAGGCCTACGACGACCTGCTGAAGCTGCACTCCCGAGGCAAGGTCGTGCTCGCGACGCATCCGGTCAATCCGCGTCGCATCCGCAAGGCGCGCGAGGTCATGGAGTCCGGCCGCTGA
- a CDS encoding ABC transporter permease, whose product MSAVAVDTAARRGGVRALWAGNPGAVVQRGFLAARSSSWAVVLSGFFEPVFYLASMGLGLGKLIGDVQTSQGIDVSYAAFIAPALLAVSAMNGAIYDSTWNVFFKLNYGKLYEGMLATSLGPLDVALGEILYALLRGLLYATGFMIVMQVLGLNLAWTAILAIPAVLLIAFGFASLGMAITSYMKTFQHMDWINFVLLPMFLFSATFYPITVYPEWVQSIVMALPLWHGVELLRGLTLGILSVDMLWHVLYYVVMIAVGLVFTTKRLRALFLD is encoded by the coding sequence GTGAGCGCCGTCGCCGTCGACACCGCCGCCCGCCGCGGGGGAGTGCGTGCCCTTTGGGCGGGCAACCCCGGCGCCGTCGTGCAGCGCGGATTCCTCGCCGCCCGATCCTCGAGCTGGGCCGTCGTCCTGTCCGGTTTCTTCGAGCCGGTCTTCTACCTCGCGTCGATGGGTCTCGGGCTCGGCAAGCTCATCGGCGACGTCCAGACCTCGCAGGGGATCGACGTCAGCTACGCCGCGTTCATCGCGCCCGCCCTCCTGGCCGTCTCCGCGATGAACGGCGCGATCTACGACTCCACCTGGAACGTCTTCTTCAAGCTGAACTACGGCAAGCTCTACGAGGGGATGCTGGCCACGTCCCTCGGGCCCCTCGATGTCGCCCTCGGCGAGATCCTCTACGCGCTCCTGCGCGGCCTGCTCTACGCGACCGGTTTCATGATCGTCATGCAGGTGCTCGGGCTGAACCTCGCCTGGACCGCGATCCTCGCGATTCCGGCAGTACTCCTGATCGCGTTCGGTTTCGCGAGCCTGGGGATGGCGATCACGAGCTACATGAAGACGTTCCAGCACATGGACTGGATCAACTTCGTGCTGCTGCCGATGTTCCTCTTCTCGGCGACGTTCTACCCGATCACCGTCTACCCCGAGTGGGTGCAGTCGATCGTCATGGCACTGCCCCTCTGGCACGGCGTGGAACTCCTCCGCGGGCTGACCCTCGGCATCCTGTCGGTCGACATGCTGTGGCACGTTCTGTATTACGTCGTGATGATCGCCGTCGGGCTCGTCTTCACCACGAAGCGGCTGCGCGCGCTGTTCCTCGACTGA
- a CDS encoding ABC transporter permease — protein MSDTTQAAQPTLDELRAEAMEWGRKPRRFGSWYVTEHMVRAMRAYGWTIVVGALGQPVLYLLGLAAGLAALIQTPIDDRGVQVDYLVFVAPALLVTAAISVASEEMTYPVMAGFKWRRYFFGFNASALSSPQIANGVIIGAAARMTFAVAAYYLFIWLLGALGIGWTTVPNPETGWIAIPAGILAGLAFGIPLMAYAGSIEDDRGQFALVQRFIFMPTFLFSGTFYPLETLPVWLQWIGWVSPLWHGAELGRLATYGAAVPPFMIVVHFAYLVVLAGVGYLWGRKVFIERLAK, from the coding sequence ATGAGTGACACGACGCAGGCGGCGCAGCCGACTCTCGACGAGCTGCGAGCGGAGGCGATGGAGTGGGGGCGTAAACCCCGCAGGTTCGGCAGCTGGTACGTCACCGAGCACATGGTCCGCGCGATGCGCGCCTACGGGTGGACGATCGTCGTCGGCGCGCTCGGGCAGCCCGTCCTCTATCTGCTCGGCTTGGCGGCGGGACTCGCCGCTCTCATCCAGACGCCCATCGACGACCGCGGCGTGCAGGTCGACTACCTCGTGTTCGTCGCGCCCGCGCTGCTCGTGACCGCCGCGATCTCTGTCGCCTCCGAGGAGATGACGTACCCCGTCATGGCCGGGTTCAAGTGGCGACGGTACTTCTTCGGGTTCAACGCGTCCGCCCTGTCGAGCCCGCAGATCGCCAACGGCGTCATCATCGGCGCGGCCGCCCGCATGACGTTCGCGGTCGCGGCGTACTACCTCTTCATCTGGCTCCTCGGTGCCCTCGGCATCGGGTGGACGACGGTGCCGAACCCCGAGACCGGGTGGATCGCGATCCCGGCGGGCATCCTCGCGGGCCTCGCGTTCGGCATCCCGCTCATGGCGTACGCCGGCTCGATCGAAGACGACAGGGGGCAGTTCGCGCTCGTCCAGCGCTTCATCTTCATGCCGACGTTCCTGTTCTCGGGCACGTTCTACCCTCTCGAGACCCTGCCCGTCTGGCTCCAATGGATCGGGTGGGTCTCGCCGCTGTGGCACGGCGCCGAGCTGGGGCGCCTCGCGACCTACGGCGCCGCAGTGCCGCCGTTCATGATCGTCGTCCACTTCGCTTATCTCGTCGTGCTCGCTGGAGTGGGGTACCTGTGGGGCCGGAAAGTCTTCATCGAAAGGCTCGCCAAGTGA
- a CDS encoding ATP-binding cassette domain-containing protein, which produces MPEPVIRAENLVKAYKAKGKPDFVAVDGLSFEVAPGESFGLLGPNGAGKSTTMKMIGAVSTRTSGNLSILGLDPDRYGPEIRSRLGVVPQQDNLDGELNARENLYIYGRYFGLPGKVCAEKADELLAFAQLEDKAKSKVDQLSGGMKRRLTIARGLINDPRILLLDEPTTGLDPQARHVLWDRLFRLKERGTTLVLTTHYMDEAEQLCDRLVVVDKGRIMAEGSPASLIREHSSREVLEVRFGSDRNEQVASQLQGIGDRVEVLPDRILVYANDGEAALEQVTASGLQPITSLVRRSSLEDVFLRLTGRSLIE; this is translated from the coding sequence GTGCCAGAACCCGTGATCCGCGCCGAGAACCTCGTGAAGGCCTACAAGGCCAAGGGCAAGCCCGACTTCGTCGCCGTCGACGGGCTGTCGTTCGAGGTCGCACCTGGGGAGTCCTTCGGTCTGCTCGGCCCCAACGGTGCCGGCAAGTCGACGACGATGAAGATGATCGGCGCCGTGTCGACGCGGACGAGCGGAAACCTCTCGATCCTGGGTCTCGACCCCGACCGCTACGGCCCTGAGATCCGCTCGCGCCTGGGCGTCGTCCCCCAGCAGGACAACCTCGACGGCGAGCTCAACGCCCGCGAGAACCTCTACATCTACGGGCGCTACTTCGGTCTTCCCGGCAAAGTGTGCGCCGAGAAAGCCGACGAACTCCTCGCGTTCGCGCAGCTCGAGGACAAGGCGAAGAGCAAGGTCGACCAGCTCTCGGGTGGAATGAAGCGGCGACTCACGATCGCGCGCGGGCTCATCAACGACCCGCGGATCCTGCTGCTCGACGAGCCGACGACGGGCCTCGACCCGCAGGCCCGTCACGTGCTGTGGGATCGCCTGTTCCGTCTCAAGGAGCGCGGCACGACGCTCGTGCTGACGACGCACTACATGGACGAGGCCGAGCAGCTCTGCGACCGGCTCGTCGTCGTCGACAAGGGACGGATCATGGCCGAGGGGAGCCCGGCCTCCCTCATCCGCGAGCACTCCAGCCGTGAGGTGCTCGAGGTGCGCTTCGGGTCGGACCGCAACGAGCAGGTCGCGTCTCAGCTGCAGGGGATCGGTGACCGCGTCGAGGTGCTGCCCGACCGCATCCTCGTCTACGCGAACGACGGCGAAGCGGCCCTCGAGCAGGTCACGGCGTCGGGGCTGCAGCCGATCACCAGTCTTGTCCGTCGCTCCAGCCTGGAGGACGTGTTCCTCCGCCTCACGGGACGGTCGCTCATCGAATGA
- a CDS encoding ABC transporter ATP-binding protein, protein MSTPRRGLRRPSKDDGPRASLRQLVPFLLEHKRVLVVVGVLSVLEAVATLIQPLLVGDVIGRVQAGQALGILVWVLVGLVVVSSLIGGFQHYLLQRTGTAVVYSSRRRLIAKLLHLPVQEYDARRTGDLVSRVGTDTTLLYAVLTQGFADSIGNALIFVGAIIAMLIIDPILLLLIVVVIGASATVVVVLSGRIRRATLEQQEKVGALASGVERAIGSIRTIRASGAESREQETISTTAGEAYDAGVKVAKASAIVVPVAGIALQVSLLVVLGVGGFRVASGAIEIAQLVVFVMFLFFLVQPLASFFGAITSVNQALGALGRIQEVLDLPDETAEDAALAASAASPAADSTAAIEFRDVHFSYPEAVVRARRSAQDEALKTLADARAPIPEESEPEPEATVLRGVSFEVPRGARVALVGPSGAGKSTTLSLIERFYDPTAGAILIDGIDARALDRLSLRARLGYVEQDAPTLAGTIADNLRLASPEASDADCERVLEAVNLTEVLERSALRLQAPVGEAGVMLSGGERQRLAIARALLAAPPILLLDESTSSLDGLNEQRMRDAIDAVAAGRTLVVIAHRLSTVVDSDLIVVLDHGRVVGQGTHEELVRDVPLYRDLAARQLLV, encoded by the coding sequence ATGTCCACGCCTCGCCGCGGTCTGCGCCGCCCTTCGAAGGACGACGGCCCCCGCGCCAGCCTCCGTCAGCTCGTCCCGTTCCTCCTCGAACACAAGCGCGTCCTCGTGGTCGTCGGCGTGCTCAGCGTGCTCGAAGCGGTCGCCACCCTCATCCAGCCACTCCTGGTCGGCGACGTCATCGGGCGTGTGCAGGCGGGCCAGGCCCTCGGCATCCTCGTCTGGGTCCTCGTCGGCCTCGTCGTGGTGTCGTCCCTCATCGGCGGCTTCCAGCACTACCTGCTGCAGCGCACCGGCACCGCGGTCGTCTACTCGAGCCGCCGACGCCTGATCGCGAAGCTCCTGCACCTGCCCGTACAGGAGTACGACGCCCGACGGACCGGCGACCTGGTGTCGCGCGTCGGCACGGACACGACCCTCCTCTACGCCGTCCTCACGCAGGGCTTCGCCGACTCGATCGGCAACGCCCTCATCTTCGTCGGCGCGATCATCGCGATGCTGATCATCGACCCGATTCTGCTGCTGCTGATCGTCGTCGTCATCGGCGCCTCGGCGACCGTCGTCGTCGTGTTGAGCGGCCGCATCCGTCGGGCCACGCTCGAACAGCAGGAGAAGGTGGGCGCCCTCGCCTCGGGCGTCGAACGGGCGATCGGCTCGATCCGCACGATCCGCGCGTCGGGTGCGGAGTCCCGCGAACAGGAGACCATCTCGACCACCGCCGGCGAGGCCTACGACGCGGGTGTGAAGGTCGCGAAGGCGTCGGCGATCGTCGTCCCGGTCGCGGGAATCGCGCTGCAGGTGTCACTGCTGGTGGTGCTCGGCGTGGGCGGATTCCGCGTGGCATCGGGCGCCATCGAGATCGCGCAGCTCGTGGTCTTCGTGATGTTCCTCTTCTTCCTCGTGCAGCCGCTCGCCTCGTTCTTCGGTGCGATCACGTCGGTCAACCAGGCACTCGGCGCGCTCGGCCGCATCCAGGAGGTCCTCGATCTGCCGGACGAGACCGCGGAGGATGCCGCCCTCGCCGCATCCGCTGCCTCACCCGCCGCCGACTCGACGGCCGCGATCGAGTTCCGCGACGTGCACTTCTCCTATCCCGAGGCAGTCGTCCGCGCACGCCGGAGCGCACAGGACGAGGCGCTCAAGACCCTCGCCGACGCCCGCGCGCCCATCCCCGAGGAGTCCGAGCCGGAGCCCGAGGCCACCGTGCTCCGCGGCGTCTCGTTCGAGGTGCCGCGTGGAGCGCGCGTCGCACTCGTGGGCCCGTCGGGCGCCGGCAAGTCGACGACCCTCTCGCTCATCGAGCGCTTCTACGACCCGACGGCAGGCGCCATCCTCATCGACGGGATCGACGCGCGCGCGCTCGATCGCCTGTCGCTGCGCGCCCGCCTCGGGTACGTGGAGCAGGATGCCCCGACCCTGGCCGGCACGATCGCCGACAACCTGCGGCTCGCCTCACCGGAGGCATCCGACGCGGACTGCGAGCGCGTGCTCGAGGCCGTGAACCTCACCGAGGTCCTGGAGCGCTCCGCGCTGCGGCTGCAGGCTCCCGTCGGCGAGGCGGGTGTGATGCTGTCGGGCGGTGAACGTCAGCGCCTCGCGATCGCGCGGGCCCTGCTGGCCGCTCCCCCGATCCTGCTGCTCGACGAGTCGACGTCGTCCCTCGACGGACTCAACGAGCAGCGCATGCGCGACGCGATCGACGCCGTCGCGGCCGGTCGCACGCTCGTCGTCATCGCGCACCGACTGTCGACCGTCGTCGACAGCGACCTCATCGTGGTGCTCGACCACGGCCGCGTCGTCGGCCAGGGCACGCACGAGGAACTAGTGCGCGACGTCCCCCTCTACCGCGACCTCGCCGCCCGCCAACTGCTCGTCTGA